The genomic DNA AGGGACCAAATCCACTTCGGCCAGCACCAATTGGACTAAACCTACCATCATCCATCCTCAAACCATAGCCAATAGCCCCACTACTAGGAGAGAATCCTTGATTATTATACCCATCTAGGAAACTATTGATCCTATTCAGTTGATTGAAGTAGCTATACCCGCTTAGAGGACTGCCCCTACTAGCAAGAGGACCCCCTCCGGGCGAAAGCTCCTTAGGAACAGCACGTTTGACTTCAACAACTTTTCCATTCAGCTCGTGAAAGGTCTTAAGCAATACTTTGTCAACTGCATCCTCTGAATCGAAGGTAATGAATCCAAATCCTCTTGGACGATGTGTGTTGTGATCATACATCACAACCACATCGGTTATGGTTCCATATTGCTCGAAATATATCTTGAACTCAGCCTCGGTTACTGAAGATGCTAAACCACCAACAAAAATCTTTCTGGTCCTTCCTCCTTGTTGCAAAGGAGAACCATGAATGCTGCTGCTGTTGCTGCTCCTGCTCATCATCATGGTGTTTTGATGGTCCTCTCTTGGAACCGCCTTTTTCGCCTCAACCTAAACAATTGATCATTGATCTGTCAATCCATCAATCTAGTTGTTCTATCATGATCAAATTTGTACAAACATTTATGGAATTGGATACATATAAGCAAATTAAATCTACTATACTTACCATTCTACCATCTATGATGTGTTTCTCATTGATTACCCTTTCGACAACAACAGGATCGGAGAAAACGATGAAACCGAAACCACGAGCACGACCCGTGTTTCGATCTTTCATGATTACAGCCTCTAAAACCTCTCCGAAACCGCTAAAATAATCCTTCAGGCTATCTTCATTGGTGTCCCAAGATATCCCACCAATGAACAGCTTACCAAGATCAGATTGCATCTTCCTAAGcataaattaatcataatcataatcatcatcatcatcatgaatGTCTATATATAGAATCAAAAATGCAGAAAAGAACCCAAATCAAAAGATATTACCTTTGCAGAATTGGGATGATGTTGATTCAATCTTAATGATATCAGATCAATCCAAATGGAAATAAAGGGATCTAGGGGATGGGGAAATTACAGAGACAATAAGGaaacaaaatagaaaaactAACTAGGATTGAAAAGGGTCAatcaaaaatgaagaaaatgctGATATCTAATTACAGATGGGAAAACAACCGATTGAAAGAAACAACTAAGATCTAAGAGGAGGAGCAGTATACAACTGAGGCCATATTCATCCTCCCCGATATATGGCCTCTGTTCTTCGTATCTCAAATCTTTTCTCTCGCTTTGTTCCTTCCGATCCCAAAAGAATATGAAAGGAAGGAACCCCAAATTAGACCAAGACAAGGAGATTGAAATGAGAGAAGATGAATGACCAGAGAAAGAACCTCTTTCTCACCCTCTCTCTGCAATATACgtgtatctatatatatatatatatatatatatatatatatatatatatattttttttatctttttattttaggaTTGATAGATTATGTAAATATGAAAGAGTGGAAGGTAAAAAAggagaaaagaaaatgatagaTATGCTTCATCTGAGGTCCCAACTTTCTTCCTCTATTTCATGGCGgcttatatatatacatacctATTGGGAAAGTACCATCTTCTTTCTACCGTTGGATTCCTTCATTGTTTTCATCTCACAAGATCATCGGCTATGATCACTTCTTTTCCTTGTTGGGCATGTCTGATTCTCTATCAtctcatgttttttttaagacaAAAGACAAATCTTTTCTTCtaaatttacatttaatcaacttttttttttttttatttcttctattacaattcattttaaaaatacattcttacaaatatattaaggCATggtatttttggattttttaaaaaacccaacaaaaatcaattttccaatcaattatatcactaatttcattaaccaaaatactaaaataccatatattttaaattattatttgttattttattcatatatattaatactctttaagtctttttatcaaaaataatcatcatctcaaaattatcaccaatcattatttttttctccctctaggtttttaaaaaaacctcaatccgaacaaggcttaatatttttcatctaacatcaaatttcaaattcatacATGAGGGCAAGTGAacacttatatttttatcttttttaaatgattgattTAAGTTTTATCCTATTAGAGCTTTGAAAAgagtttgattaatttataaaatgtgaaaaaataagaaagtattgatatggtaaaaataaaaaatataaaaggaagAGGTTGCATGTTTATAGGTGCTTCCCACGACTCAAGGGGGTAAATTGGGAAGGATGAGCTGGCCCTTGTCTGTCacttttcttaaaataattctggGTCTCCTTCTTAcagcatttaaaaaaaaaaaatagtcattcattattattttatattcgcctttatacttgtttttgtttttgttttgttttatttattttaattccctAATTAAGTTATGAAAATGTTGatataatacaatattacaTATCTTCTCCCTATAGGATCCTCACCACACAATCATATCACCACATCGAGAGtctacacaaaatataaaatatatatataactatttattttttcagtaatggataatgttataaaatgacattttttcatttatgaAAGTTATAAGTTTTGTgcgtttatatttttatagttaggtttatatatataactcttatctattattttttgaaaaaaaaagttaataaaattattgttgacAATAAATTCTTTTCACTATGCATATAATTCtcttattctaaaaaataacacatttttcacacgtttaataattaagattattttaaaaaataacgtATTGAAATCGTTTGTTTCTTTGAGTTAGGGTTTAGAACCCAAGATAAGGAAAAGAGGATCTTGAAGATTGAGAGTAAAAATCACCGACTCTTTCATTAGAAAACTTCTCATTTATAAAGGGATAAAGTTACAATAGTcctttaacttttattaatacataaaaaacaCATCAAACTTTCTAAGCacttattttatagtttttacaTCCCCTCCTCAAGATGAATGTCTCTAAGATTCATCTTGTCTCTAAGAGTATATAATGTTGTACAATCCAATGGCTTTGTAAAAATATCAGCTTGCTGAATTTTTGTAGAGACATATTTTGGTATGATAAAACCTTGATTGAAATTATCTAGAACAAGGTGGCAGTCGATGTCTAGGTGCTTTGTCCTTTCGTGAAAGACGGGGTTCTCCGTGATATGGATAGCAACTTGATTATCACACTTTAAAAAATAGGCAATTTGACATCAATATGTAGATATTTGAGCAAATAGCTGATCCACTTTAGTTCACAAACTGTTGTTGCCATACTACGATATTCAGCTTCCGCTGAAGAACGAGATACTGTCGTTTGCTTCTTCGTTTTCCATGATACAAGTGCATCTCCAATTTTGACACAATAACCAGTTACTGATCTGCGTGTATCTGTACAGGTTGCCCAGTCTGCGTCTGAAAAACTCTCAAGCAATAAATCAGATTTACAAGGATAAAATAACCCCAAAGAAGTTGTGCCTTTCAGATATCTAACGATCTGTAAAGCTGCTTCCCAATGATCATTTAGGGGGTTATGCATAAACTAACTTAATTGTTGTACACTAAAGCTAATATCAGGTCgagaaaaattcaaatataataatctgCCTATTAGCCTTCTGAATTTTTCAGGATCTGTAAAAACAGG from Impatiens glandulifera chromosome 9, dImpGla2.1, whole genome shotgun sequence includes the following:
- the LOC124914331 gene encoding heterogeneous nuclear ribonucleoprotein 1-like isoform X1, whose product is MLRKMQSDLGKLFIGGISWDTNEDSLKDYFSGFGEVLEAVIMKDRNTGRARGFGFIVFSDPVVVERVINEKHIIDGRMVEAKKAVPREDHQNTMMMSRSSNSSSIHGSPLQQGGRTRKIFVGGLASSVTEAEFKIYFEQYGTITDVVVMYDHNTHRPRGFGFITFDSEDAVDKVLLKTFHELNGKVVEVKRAVPKELSPGGGPLASRGSPLSGYSYFNQLNRINSFLDGYNNQGFSPSSGAIGYGLRMDDGRFSPIGAGRSGFGPFGSMNFESGLNASNFGGNATSLINSNSYGRGGGMNHPYFNSNNNNRFANPIGYDGGSGGSSSFFSSASRNLWGGNSNNNSGGLNYGANSSGYLGNGSGMIGGNLGNSGINWDSNSHLTNQNGGNILGHVGNLDYGLRGGGAGGGGYDRISSSGTTIGDPMSNAGYDGAFSDLYNSSSSVYGDPTWNSSNLEREGSGSFDYELGNGGGRSDVQTKGSHGFVGGGYSVAKTQSNRG
- the LOC124914331 gene encoding heterogeneous nuclear ribonucleoprotein 1-like isoform X2 is translated as MQSDLGKLFIGGISWDTNEDSLKDYFSGFGEVLEAVIMKDRNTGRARGFGFIVFSDPVVVERVINEKHIIDGRMVEAKKAVPREDHQNTMMMSRSSNSSSIHGSPLQQGGRTRKIFVGGLASSVTEAEFKIYFEQYGTITDVVVMYDHNTHRPRGFGFITFDSEDAVDKVLLKTFHELNGKVVEVKRAVPKELSPGGGPLASRGSPLSGYSYFNQLNRINSFLDGYNNQGFSPSSGAIGYGLRMDDGRFSPIGAGRSGFGPFGSMNFESGLNASNFGGNATSLINSNSYGRGGGMNHPYFNSNNNNRFANPIGYDGGSGGSSSFFSSASRNLWGGNSNNNSGGLNYGANSSGYLGNGSGMIGGNLGNSGINWDSNSHLTNQNGGNILGHVGNLDYGLRGGGAGGGGYDRISSSGTTIGDPMSNAGYDGAFSDLYNSSSSVYGDPTWNSSNLEREGSGSFDYELGNGGGRSDVQTKGSHGFVGGGYSVAKTQSNRG